The Desertifilum tharense IPPAS B-1220 DNA window TTCAATGCTATTCAATGGGCGAAACCTATTGTAAGTTCCTGATTGGGGGCAAAGATCGCATTGATGCGGCCGCTTTCTGGCTCAACGAAGGCGCAACCGCTCGCGATATTGAAAAACGTTTACGCGCCGGAGAAAGGCTCGGATGAGTCAGCTAACCCTTAATCCTACGAATGGTAAATCGGCGATCGCCCCGCCGGAACATTGGCTCAAACAGTCCGTGGGTGACTTTTTTGCTGGCATTAATTGGGAACGACATTCCGTTGAAGTGCAGCAAATCAAACGGGCTGTTCAACAAGGCAGTCGCGAGCCTTTAGCCCTAACCTTGAAGGTTTCGCAATTTTTGAGCTGCATTCCTTGGGAAGGTCAACCCCTAGCGGCTTCCCCGGTTGCCGAACCTGAGATTGACTTAGACACGGCTGTGCCGCCCTCAAATGAGTTTACGCTCGAAGATTTTTCGGATTTATTCTAAGTTGAGAAGCCTTATCCGCTCTGAGTTAAGCGCTTAGAGATTGGGAATACTGAGAACTAGAGGTAAAGCTCGGCGTGCTGAGGCTGGGGCTGGAACCCGATGGGCGCATCGAGCTGTCCAAGCGTCCGGCGAGATGGCTCAGTTCCCAACGGCATCGTTAACAGTCTCTCTAGAGCAGCCTCTGTGGGGCTTTGCTGCGAACTCACTCTTATGGTTGACAACTTATGCACCCTAAACTTGAAACGCTGTTTGAAGAAGCGGAAAATCGATACCTCAAACCGGAAGAACTCACCGTATTAAGCCAATATGTGGAGTCTTTACCGGAACGGTTAGAAGTTTACCGACAGATCCGCGATCGCGAAATTGACATCATGCAAACCGTCGCCGATCGACTCACCGCTCAATTTCCCCAAGAGTCTAAAGATACCCTAGAACGCAGTATTAAAAACGCCCTGCTGATGCTGCGCTACTGTGCAATGGCAATGCTCCTCAACGATGAAGCCTTTGTCAAAGAACGCTTATTGGGTTGGTTGGCTCAAAGCATTCAGACCTATAAAACTCAACCCATTGATTCAGCCCTCTATAAGCTGTTAAACCAACAACTGGCCCAATCCTTAACAGCCAAGCAAATTAACCTCCTCAAGCCCGCTTTGGTGCTGGCTCAAACCTCTTTACTGAAGCTTGAAGGTGCCAGCGAGCCAAAATCGTAAGGGCGATCGCGATTTTCCTGTGTATTTACCCCCCAATTGACCTATGATTTCCGTTGCCGATCTCCTCATTGACAACCGCATCCCTGGAAACTACTTCGCCATCGATGCCTACGTCCGTAGCGACTTAGAATTAGGACTGCTCGAAAATCGTCGAGGCAATCGTCTTTTGGCAATGCCCGAAACCCTAATTCAAGCGATTTACTCCGGTTTAGATAAAGAAACAGGTCAAGCCACCGGACTGGTATTGTTTAACTGCGGTCGGTGGTGGGGAAAAAACTTCTATGCTCGGTTTTGCGAAGAAATTGCCGAATACTATAAAACCGCCGTCAGCGATATGGCAATGGTGGAGTTTATTCAATGCTTGCAACAGTGCTGGATCGTTCACGGTTGGGGCAAAATTGAGCTAGACCAAACCCACCAACATCTGGGCTTTTTGCTGGTCAATACCTGGAACTCTCCCTTTGCAGCCCACGCCCCCAAAGGCAATCGTCCCGTTTGTCACCTTGATGCTGGGATTTTTAGTGCCTTCTTCAGTCAACTGAGCAACCGAGAATTACATTGCGTCCAAACGGATTGCGAATCTCTGGGCGCATCGTGCAATCGTTTTATCCTCGGCTTACCGGACAGACTGCGCCCGGTTGAAAGTTGGGTTCAAGATGGTTTAAGCCACGACGAGATGATGCAACGTTTGGCACAAAGTTAGCCGTCTTCGCCAATGGTCGTTTTTCTCAGCTTGCAAGGCAATAGCGGGCTGAGATTGTAATGGCGCGGATGCACCAAACATTAGGACAGTAACCATTGCACAAACCCTAAACTTGACCTTGAAAATTTCCAAGTATCGAATTTTAGGATTAGTTGGACAAGGCCAATTTGGTCAGGTGTTTTGCGGTTGTCATCGCAAAACGGGTCAAATTTTTGCGCTGAAAAACTTAGACCGACATCGGTTCCCCACCCATAAGTTTTTACGAGAACTGCGCTTTTTACTCTTGCTACAGCATCCCAATATTGTCACCTGCCATTCCCTGGAACATACGCGCACGGGTCGCTATTTGGTGATGGACTATTGCGAGGGCGGAACGTTGCGGCAACTGATGGAAATGCAGGCCGCGCCCTGGGTTGAGTCTGGCTTAAAATTAGCGCTCGATCTTCTGGCGGGCTTAGAACACGCTCACAGTCGGGGGATCGTTCACTGCGATATCAAGCCGGAAAATATTTTGCTGACGGCTAAACCCGGAGGATGGTTAGCCCGCATTTCCGATTTTGGCATTGCCCGCCTCTCTCAGGAGTTGGCGGAGGAAACGGGAAATACGGGTTCCCCGGCGTATATGGCTCCCGAACGCTTTTACGGCCAGTATTCTCCGGCGTCTGACCTTTACGCGGTGGGGGTAATGCTGTTTGAGTTGCTGGCCGGTTATCGCCCGTTTTCTGGGCCGCCTGGGCAGTTAATGTCGGCGCATCTCAATCAGCCGGTGAAGATCCCGCCGCAGGTTCCGCCGGAGTTTCACGGGTGCATTCTCAAGGCGCTGCAAAAGTTGCCCGGCCGTCGCTTTCATAGCGCTAGCGAGATGTTAGCGGCTTTGTTAGAGGCACAGGCTCGTTGGCTGGAGGGGCAAGCGCCGCGCGAGCAGAGTGAGAAGGTGGGGTTTTCCCCGATTCAAGGTCGGCTGCGGACTGAGGGCAAGGCGGAGGGGGTGCGCCAGTTGGGGACGGTGCGATCGCCCATTGTCGGGATAGCGATTGTAGACAAGCAACTGATTTGGGCGACGCAAACGACGCTCACCCGTTATGTGTCGCGTCAAAGCTTTAATTTCAAAGCTCCCATTCAGGCGTTGCTGCCCTATCAGCGGGGCTGTTTGGCAGTGACGGAGCAAGAGATTTACGATTTGAAGTTATGGGGGCTAGAGGCGACACCGCAGCGAGTCGCCCAGTTTGCCAGCCCTCGGATTGCGGCGGTTGAACCCCAAGGACGTTGGATCGCGACAGCAACGCAGGGGCAACCTCTTCAAGGCAGCGAGTTCCAAATTGTGCCTTTAACGGGGTCTAGGCGGCGGAAGACGGGCTTGAATTTGTCGCTGGCACCCCGGCAGTTATTGGCGCTCGATTCTCGTCATATCGCGGCGATCGCGGCGGTGTCGCCAACGGAAACACTGATTCAAATTTTGACCCGACGCCAGACTTCGATCGGGGTTTGGCGTTTGCCGGTTTCGATGGATCGGGCGATTTTGGGCAACAGTCCCTATCAATTGCTGGCGATCGCGCCCCATCCCACGCTTGCCGATACGACGGAACTGATCTTGCTCGATTTAAAGCCGTTTCGTCTGCGTCGCATTGTTTTAGATTTAGCGCCTCCGGTGTGTGTGGCGGTTACGTCTTGGGGGTATGCTGTCGGTCATCGCAGCGGGTGGATTGTTTTGTTGGATGGGGAAGGAACCGTGGTGGGGCGGCTGGATTTAGAGGACTTTAGGGGGTTGCAGGCCCTGATTCCCTATCAAACTTCGGGTTTAATTGCGAGTGTGTTTCACCAGGATCGCGGCGGGCTATACCTCTTAGATTTGCGACAATTCGAGATAGACTTGGTTTTCTGAGGGCAAAAACGAGATTGCTATGGCTGATGTTTCTGGGTCTATGGTCAATTCCCACTGGATGATGTTGGGTTTGTTGGCAAGTTTTGCGGTGGCTCACAGCGGTTTAGCAGCCCTGCGTCCGCGCGGCGAAAAGCTGTTGGGCGCTCGCCTGTATCGCGTGTTGTTCGCATTAGTAAGTTTGCCGCTAGCGGTGGTGCTGATCGTGTATTTTTTCAATCACCGCTACGATGGGGTGCAGTTATGGCAGGTGCAAGATGTGCCTGGGGTGAGGGCGCTGGTTTGGGGGCTATCGGCTATTTCGTTTATTTTTCTGTATCCGGCGACGTTTAATTTATTGGAGATTGCGGCGATCGCCAAACCGGAGGTTCATCTCTACGAAACGGGGATTATTCGGATTACTCGACACCCGCAAATGGTGGGACAGATTATTTGGTGTATTGCTCATACGCTGTGGTTGGGGACAACTTTTATGGTTGTCACCTCTTTGGGGTTGATACTACATCATGTATTCGGCGTTTGGCATGGCGATCGCCGCTGGCAAATGCGGTACGGCGAAGCTTTTGAAGCGGTGAAAGCCAGAACTTCGATTGTGCCGTTTCAAGCGGTTTGGGACGGACGGCAAACCTTAAAAGTTGACGAATTTTTGCGTCCGGCCTATCTAGGGGTAGTTGTTTTTGTGGCGCTTTTGTGGTGGCTTCACCCGACTCTGATGGTCGCAACCAGTCGAGTTCCCTGGTAAAGAAAATAAATTCTCAGAAGATCCCCATTTTCGGTGAAATTCAGTGACTCAAACGATCCCAAATAGATGTAGCATGATCCCAAATCCATAAAAATGCACATAAAAAAACTGAGGGAGCATGATACTGTCAATCAGCGAACGTTCGTTTCCCAAAGAAGTTTTAGAAGCTTCCACCCCCGTTTTAATTTACTTTTGGGCCCCTTGGTGCGGAGTGTGTCGGTTAATTCCCCCCGCTTTGAAGCGCTTTCAAGAGGAATGGGGAGATTTAATTAAAATTGTCGGGATCAATGCCGACGAAAGCTTAAAACTCGCCAATACTTACCGATTAACCACCTTACCCACCCTGATTTTGCTCGATCGCGGTCAAATCCGGCATCGCTTAGAAGGCTTTCACAGCAGCGACGACTTGCGCCGTCAGCTTGAAGCGATCGCCCTAAGCTACAGCGCCAAACCCGAACCCGCTTATTGGTCAACTCAAGAGTCTGCGGTTTTCCTTACATAAGAAAAAAATTTTTGCATCCTCGTTTATTCATCGCTCGTTAGGCGCGATCGCCACCTTGTAAAACCCTACTCTCCAGGCTGCGGACGGATAACCGCTGTTTCCCGTCTTCATTTTGCCAACGCCTACGCAGTCTCCCGGAGAACATCCCCTTGACAAAATCCCCCGTCTTTGGCCTGTCAGTCGGGGGATTTTAACGCGAACTTTACGCCAAGCCGGCAGCCTGTGTGTCAAAATGAGTAGCGGTTTTGCCAAAATAGTGAAGAAATCTAAAGTAGGCGTTAGTGATGGAATTTCTCTATCAATATGCCTGGTTGATACCAGTCCTGCCTTTATTAGGGGCCATGCTGGTCGGCATAGGTCTAATCTCGTTAAACAAAATGACTAATCAGCTACGGCAAATCAACGCCGTAGCCATTGTCTCGCTGCTGGGTGCAGCAATGGTGCTGTCGTTTGCGCTGCTTTGGAGTCAAATTCAGGGTCACGCACCGTTTACTCAAACCTTAGAATGGGCAGCAGCGGGTGATTTTCACCTCAAGATGGGATACACCATCGATCATCTCACGGCTGTCATGTTGGCGATCGTGACCACCGTAGCCTTCCTGGTGATGATTTACACCGATGGTTACATGGCCCACGATCCAGGCTATGTCCGCTTTTACGCTTACCTGAGCTTATTTAGCTCCTCCATGTTAGGGCTAGTCATCAGTCCTAACCTCGTCCA harbors:
- a CDS encoding V4R domain-containing protein; protein product: MISVADLLIDNRIPGNYFAIDAYVRSDLELGLLENRRGNRLLAMPETLIQAIYSGLDKETGQATGLVLFNCGRWWGKNFYARFCEEIAEYYKTAVSDMAMVEFIQCLQQCWIVHGWGKIELDQTHQHLGFLLVNTWNSPFAAHAPKGNRPVCHLDAGIFSAFFSQLSNRELHCVQTDCESLGASCNRFILGLPDRLRPVESWVQDGLSHDEMMQRLAQS
- a CDS encoding serine/threonine-protein kinase, with the translated sequence MKISKYRILGLVGQGQFGQVFCGCHRKTGQIFALKNLDRHRFPTHKFLRELRFLLLLQHPNIVTCHSLEHTRTGRYLVMDYCEGGTLRQLMEMQAAPWVESGLKLALDLLAGLEHAHSRGIVHCDIKPENILLTAKPGGWLARISDFGIARLSQELAEETGNTGSPAYMAPERFYGQYSPASDLYAVGVMLFELLAGYRPFSGPPGQLMSAHLNQPVKIPPQVPPEFHGCILKALQKLPGRRFHSASEMLAALLEAQARWLEGQAPREQSEKVGFSPIQGRLRTEGKAEGVRQLGTVRSPIVGIAIVDKQLIWATQTTLTRYVSRQSFNFKAPIQALLPYQRGCLAVTEQEIYDLKLWGLEATPQRVAQFASPRIAAVEPQGRWIATATQGQPLQGSEFQIVPLTGSRRRKTGLNLSLAPRQLLALDSRHIAAIAAVSPTETLIQILTRRQTSIGVWRLPVSMDRAILGNSPYQLLAIAPHPTLADTTELILLDLKPFRLRRIVLDLAPPVCVAVTSWGYAVGHRSGWIVLLDGEGTVVGRLDLEDFRGLQALIPYQTSGLIASVFHQDRGGLYLLDLRQFEIDLVF
- a CDS encoding NnrU family protein, with the translated sequence MADVSGSMVNSHWMMLGLLASFAVAHSGLAALRPRGEKLLGARLYRVLFALVSLPLAVVLIVYFFNHRYDGVQLWQVQDVPGVRALVWGLSAISFIFLYPATFNLLEIAAIAKPEVHLYETGIIRITRHPQMVGQIIWCIAHTLWLGTTFMVVTSLGLILHHVFGVWHGDRRWQMRYGEAFEAVKARTSIVPFQAVWDGRQTLKVDEFLRPAYLGVVVFVALLWWLHPTLMVATSRVPW
- a CDS encoding co-chaperone YbbN: MILSISERSFPKEVLEASTPVLIYFWAPWCGVCRLIPPALKRFQEEWGDLIKIVGINADESLKLANTYRLTTLPTLILLDRGQIRHRLEGFHSSDDLRRQLEAIALSYSAKPEPAYWSTQESAVFLT